In the Cyanobacteria bacterium QS_8_64_29 genome, AGCAGCCCATCAAACAGCGGCGTCCGGGTGCCGCTCACCATGCGGGCCGTGTAGCCGTAGCGGGTGGGGCGGCCCAGCCAGCGATCATTGAGGGCTGGGAACTCCGAGAGCGGCTGGGCCAAGCGCTCCTCGCGCACGCCGCCGGTGCTCAAGTTGAACCGCCAGCGGTGGAGGCGGGGCGCGTCTGCCTCAGGGTCGGCGCTGGCATCGCTGGGCTCCAGGACTTGGGTCGAGCTCATGCGGCAGGCTACCAGCACCACCTCATCGCCTTCCTCGTAGGCGTTGAGCGTGTGGAAGACAAAGCAGCTCGGGGCCTCAAACCAGCGGATGCTGTGGCGATCGCCGTGGCGGGGCAGGATGCCAAAGCGGGCAGGGCGATCGGGCTCAAAGGCCAGCGGCGATGCCCCGCGCTCGGCGCGCTCGCTGCGGTACGTCAGCGGCAGGTCCATAAACAGCGTGTAGTGCTCGGTGATGGCAAAGTCGTGCATCATCACCCCCACCGGCAGATCGATGGGCTCGCTCCAGAGCAGCTCGCCCGAAGCGTCGGCCAAGCTGTACCGCAAGTAGGGCGGCTGGGTGAGCGAGTAGCCGTAAAACGGCATCTCGCCGGTGACCGGGTCCACTTTGGGGTGGGCGGTCACCGGCGACTGCAGCTTGCCGCCAAAGTCGAACGGCCCCAGCGTCTCCAGCTCGGGGGCGCGAACGGCATGGGGCGCGCCGCCTTCCCAGAGCGCCAGCAAGCGCCCGCCGTGCCACACCAGCGCCGTGTTGGCCGTGTTTTTAACAGTGCCATCCGGGTTGCCATCAGCGGGCTCCAGCAGCCCCCACCACAGGGCCTCACCGGCTTGGCGCTCGCGCTGGAAGCCGCGAGTGCGCACGTAGCGGTTGTGATAAGACGCGCGGCCGTTGCGAATGCGAATGCCGTGCAGCATGCTGTCGCCATCGAACCAGTGGTAGGTCCCCAGGGGCGAAAACTGCGGGTTGGGCCCGTTGCGCACGAACAAACCGGCGATCTGGGGCGGTAGCGTGCCGATGACAGGTAGATCGTCGGCGCTGGTCTCGGTGCGGATGGGGGCGTAGTTGCCAGCTAGGTAGGGGTTGGTCGTGGGGGCGGTTGCGGTCATGGGCCTAAATCGGGCGCTGACCGGCAGCCTAGCGCAGGTGGCGCTGGCCCTGCGGCGCGATATCATCAGGCAGGCAGCAGCCCGGCACGCGTGCAACCCTCGCCATGCAACCGTCCCACTTGCCCCACCGCACCAAGATTGTGGCGACCGTCGGCCCCTCTGTGCTGCAGCCGGGCGTGTTGCGCCAGCTCATTCAGGCGGGGGCGACCACGCTGCGGCTCAACTTCTCCCACGGCACGCACGAGGATCACCAGCGCAGCATTCGCGCGATCCGCCAAATGGCCTTCGAGCTCAACCAGCCCGTGGGCATCTTGCAGGACCTGCAGGGCCCCAAAATCCGCCTGGGCGAGTTCGAATCGGGGCGAATCTCGCTGGCCCCCGGCGACCCTTTCGTGCTGACGAGCCGGCCCATCGTGGGCAACCGTGAGATTGCCTACGTCAGCTACAACTCGCTGGCTGAGGACGTGCCCGAGGGGGCCACCGTCCTGCTCGATGACGGCAACGTCGAGCTGGCGGTCGAGGCAACCTATCCCGCGCGCAAAGAAATCCACGGCCGAGTGGTGGTGGGGGGCGAGCTCTCCGACTACAAGGGGGTCAACTTTCCCAACGTCTCGCTCTCCATCCGGGCGCTCACACCCAAAGACCGCAAGGATCTGATGTTCGGGCTGGATCAGGGCGTGGACTGGGTGGCGCTGAGCTTCGTGCGCAACCCGCAAGACGTGCTCGAGATTAAAGAGCTCATCTCCAGCGCCGGCAAGGCTGTTCCGGTGGTCGCCAAGATTGAAAAGCACGAGGCGATCGCGCAAATGGAGGCGGTGCTCTCGCTCTGCGACGGCGTTATGGTGGCGCGCGGCGACCTGGGTGTGGAGCTACCGCCCGAGGAAGTCCCCCTGCTGCAGAAGCAGCTGATCGAGACCGCCAACCGCTTGGGCATTCCGGTCATTACGGCCACCCAAATGCTGGACAGCATGGTGAACAACCCGCGGCCCACCCGGGCCGAGGTCTCGGATGTGGCCAACGCCATCCTGGATGGCACCGATGCGGTCATGCTCTCCAACGAGACGGCCGTGGGCAAGCATCCGGTCAAGGCCGTGACCACCATGGCGCGGGTCGCCCTGCGCATCGAGCGCGACAACTTCCCCACGCGCGAGCCCACCGGCGCCGACACCACCATTCCCAACGCCATCTCGGAGGCGGTCAGCCGCATTACCAAGCAGCTGGATGCGGCCGCCATCATGACGCTGACCAAGACCGGGGCGACTGCACGCAACGTCTCCAAGTTCCGCCCCTACCCGCCCATCCTGGCGGTTACCCCGCACGTGACCGTCGCGCGGCAGCTGCAGCTGGTGTGGAGCGTGCAGCCGCTGCTGGTGCTGGATCTGCCCTCAACCGGGCAGACCTTTCAAGCCTCAATTGACGCCGCCCAAGCTTCCGGCTGGTTGGCGGAAGGCGATCGCGTGGTCATGACGGCCGGCACGCTGCAAGGCGTGGCAGGCTCCACCGATTTGATCAAGGTTGAGGTGGTCACCGCCGTTTTGGGCCAGGGGACAGGTGTCGGCCAGGGCCGGGTCAGCGGTCGGGCGCGCGTGGCCCATACCATCCGCGAGCTGGGCAGCTTCCAACCGGGCGACATTCTGGTCACCCCCGCCACGGATGCCGAATTTGTCGAGATCATCCGCCAGTCGGCCGGCATCATCACCGAGGAAGGCAGCCTGACCAGCCATGCCGCGGTCATTGGCCTGCGGTTGGGCATTCCGGTCATTGTGGGCTTTAGCGGCGCGACCGAGACCATCCGCGAGGGGGCCATTCTCACCCTGGACGTGCAGCGCGGCTTGGTGTATGCCGGCGCCCGCTCGGGCAAGCCCACGCCCGAGTCCCCAGCGCAACTGTCGGTGGACTAGCGATCACCTTCATACCAGCGGCTAGCACGGGGGCGTGCTGGCCATCTAACAGTTTTTTGGCAAATAGATTGATATTGTATTTCAATAAAGGTAGTTTACTGGTAGCAGCGACCAGGGTTGCTGCCAACACGAGCAAGGAGGTCAGCTATGTCTGACAATCTCGGTCGCATCCAGATCGACATCACCGAGACCGAAGCTGCTACCACCACGGCCGTTAGCTCCGGCTTTGACGGAGCCGATGGTGGCAAAGACGGTGCCGGTCCGCCCCGATCATAGTGGAGTCACTCAGCTAGTAGCAGCTAGCAAGAGCACAACTGCCAGTGGACTAGTAACGGCCTAGCGGCATTGAGCCGCTAGGCTGTTGCTTGCGGTCAACCCCCCTTACCAGTTGATCGAATAGTTGATGCTAAACCGCCGGCCGCGTGCAGCCGGCCTAAATTGGGGGAACCCAGGGAAAGCATTTGCCTGGGTGGGGGCAGTCACGTATTGGTTGTTCGAAAGGTTTTCAATTCCAATTGTGAGTTCCCCGGACCCGATCTGAATGTTGCTTATGTAGTCTAAAACTACATAGCTATTGACTGGAGCAGCATCAGCTTCAACATTGCGGTTCCCGACAGACAGAACTTGAAAGCGGTTGCTCCAACTAGGCGTGGTCTGGTTCTCCAAATAAGCAGTCACCTTGACAGGTGGGATTTGACTGGTAGGCAACTTAGTAAAATTACCATTGTTGTTGTTGTTGTCCGAACGTCCCTGAGTCCACGTAAAAGACCCGCCAAGCTTCCAACGCTCGGCCGGTTGCCAATCTACTTTGGCCTCTACCCCCCAGGTATTTTTGGGGTCGCGCTTAATTGTCTTAATCGTTCGGCCCGACTCTAACTCTCGCGAGCTAAACCTAACTCCCAGCTCGGAAAAGGTATAGAAGCTCGATATTGAGGCCTGGACCGAATCCCAGTTGCCGCGCAGTCCCACTTCGTAGTTATCAACCACTTGCGGCTCCAGATCGAGTTCATCAACCCCCTCGCGGATACCGCGACCAACGTCCGGAATTTGAAATCCTTGCGAGAAAGCAGCGTAGAAGTTCAAGCCATCGGAAATGTCATAGGTTGTGCCGATGTTAAAGACTGTGTCATTAATACTGACATCCTGTCCCGGTTGAGTGCCTAAATTGTCTGCTCTGGTGAAGTCGGTCTCAAAACTATCGAAGCTAACGCCAATTCGCTCGTGGCGTACCCCGCCGCGCAAGTTCAAGCGATCGGTTATTTCCCAATCAAGCTGAGCAAATGCACCGAAAGATTCAAGATTATAGCGTGGGGCCAGTACCGTTTGTTCGCCAGTGTTGCGGAACTTATTATTTTCAACTTCTTCCAGAACGTTTCTGGGTTGAAAGTTGGTTTCGTTGACGTAGTCTGCTCCCCAGACCAGGTTGAGCTTATCGTTGTCTGCGAGCGGCGTTTCTGCATCCAGGCGGAAGCCCCATTGTTCGTTCTTTGCAATGGTTTGTTTAGGAGGATCGTTAAAATCAAAAACGCCGACCTTATTTTCAAAGTCGCGGTAGAAAACCTGCGCATCTAGGTTGCCGCTTAAAAAATCCTCGTGAGAATAACTCAGATTGAGCACTACATTATCTCTGCCCGGCTTATCTTCAATATCGAGCTCTTCTACCTCTTTGGCAAAAGCTATTTTCCCTGGCGTATTGTCTGCGCTGCGAGCAACAAAGTCAGTATCTTGTCGCTGGTTGAATAAGTTAACGCTAAATTGGACGCGCTGCTCGTTAGTAATGTCTGCCCCTAGCTTGCCGAACAGGTTGGTGCTCCGGGAGTTACCTAAAGAATCGCTACTAGTCAGACGCCCAGGTATCCGGTCACTTTTGGCATCAAAGAATGCACCAACTGAATCAAAAGATCCTGTAAAAACGTAGTCAAGATCGCCAGCGTTGCCCGTCAGTGTTTGCTCAAGGGTAAAGCCCAGGCTGTCGTCGAAATTAGTAGTTGAGCCGTTAAATTCAAGGCTTGTCGTTGCGCTAAACGGGTGATCGCCAGGCGAACGCGTAATGATGTTGATGACACCACCAGCAGCATTGCCACCATAAATTGCTGTGGGACCGCGCAAAACCTCAATGCGCTCGATGGCAGAAGGGTCAATTGTGGCAAAGTCTTTAAAAGAATCGCGATTGTTTGATTGCGGAACGCCGTCAATTAGGACCTCAAAATCGCGACCGCGTAATGTCTGGCCGAGTGTAGAGGCAGCTTGCGTCGGCGCCGCAAACCCGGGGACTGTCTTACCCAGAATGTCCCCGACATTGCGCGATAAATTTGATTGCCGCTCGATCTCTTCGCGATCGACGACGGTGACGGAGCGCGGTACGTCCTGCTCGCGCTCCTCCGTGCGCGTGGGCGTGACAATTAGCTCAATGGTCTCCTGCGGTTGCTGCTCCGCAGCCGTCCCCTGTTGCTGAGCAGGTTCGCCCTCGGCTTCCGGTGCCGCCTGCTCGTCGGGTGCCTGCGCCGTGACTTGTTGGGTGGAAGCCGCCACGCTCAGCCCCTGCGGCCCGGAGCTAACCTCAGCTTCAGGGATGGCATCGGTGCCCTCTAGCACTACCCGCACCGTGTTGGGGTACTGCTGCACCACCTCTACCGAGACAATGCCAGAAGCTGGGTTCTGGCGGCTGAAGCCCTCCCCTTGAGCAAACTGCAACTGCGTGTTAATAACATCAATTGCTAGCGTTTGCCCGTAGCGGGTTTTGAGCGTCTCTAGCTGCGCGCCATTAGCGGCTTGTAGTTGCACGGTCACGCCGCCGTTGCTGCTATTGAGCTGGACGCCGGTAATGGCAGTTGGCGCTGCTTGTGCCACTTGCGGGGCGGCAGCCAGCACGGCGCTGGCAATGCCCAGTTTGGAGAGCTCCAGTCCCAGTCGCATAGAATATTCCTCACAACGTCAGTAGCAAAACGGTAAGATTGCTGAAGCGCTCAAACCGCAGCACTGACGGTGCAATTTAGAATAGTTTGCAATAAGCGTTCCGCTAACTTAAATAATCTTAATCTTATGCCCTAAAGAGGAGGTCAAGCCGTGAAGCGACTGCGCGCCCAGTGGTGGTTGTACCCTTTGCTAGCCCTGGCCATGCTGGTGTTTGTGGCCTGCAGCGGGACTGACGAGTCCCAGGATGCCTCCAGCTCGTCTCAGGGGACGCGCACTATCGAGCACGCCATGGGGACTGCCGAGGTGCCTCAAAACCCCGAGCGCATGGTGGTTCTGGATTACGGGGCTTTGGAGAACATCCTGGCCCTCGGTGTGCAGCCGGTAGGCGTCCCGCTCAACAGCAACCTCGACCGGCAGCCCGAGCTCATCCGGCAGCGCTTGCAGGGTGACCCTGAAACGTTCCGGCCCGGCCAGCCCAATCTGGAACGCTTGCTGCAGTTGGAACCGGACCTAATCTTGGGCAGCAAGCCTTGGATCGGCCAACACTACGAGCGCCTCTCCCAGATTGCCCCCACCGTGGTTACTGAGACCAATAACATGAAGTGGCAGGCCAATCTCAAGTTTCACGGCCGCATGCTAGGGCGCTCTGAGCGAGCCCAACAGCTGCTCGACGAGTACCAGCAGCGCTTAGTGCAGTTCCGCCAGCAGCGCGATGCCGGGGGCGAACTAGAAGTATCGGTAGGGCGAATCTTCCCAGACCGCGTCCGGCTCTACCTCAAGGACTCATTTAGCGGCAACATCTTGCAAAAAGCTGGCCTCAAGCGGCCAACGGCGCAAGATAAAGACACCTACAGCCAAAAAATTAGCAAGGAGCAGTTCCAAATGCTGGATGGCGATGTCATGTTCGCCATTGTGGTGGGGCAAGAGGCTCGGGCAACGCTCGACCAATTCCGGCAAGACGCGCTCTGGTCGCAGCTCTCGGTAGTTCAGAGCGAGCGAGTTTATCCCGTTCCCGGTTATTGGGTAGGCTCCAGCATCCTAGCCGCCAACCAGGTCGTGGATGATCTGGAGCGCCACCTGCTCGATGGCTAGCGCCCCCTAGGCTGACCCTCTAACGGTTTTTGCAATAACTAAGTTGACACTATATCTCAACAAAGCTAGTATACCTAGCGGCAGTCATTGGTACTGCCGAAACGAAAACAACGAGACAGGAGGTCAGCATGTCTGACAATCTCGGTCGCATCCAGATCGACATCACCGAGGCCGAAGCTGCTACAACCGCCGTCAGCTCCGGCTTTGATGGAAACGATGGCGGCGCAGACGGTTATCCCCATCGCTCGTAGTGGGGGACTTAGCTAGCAGCTAGCTAGCTAGCAATCGCGCTAGCGCGATGCGGGACAGCGGCAAATAACCTGTAGCGCCTCTGCAGGAAGCTGTTGCCGCTGTTCCGCACCGTTAATACCAATTTGAGCAGTAGATGCACGCTAACTAAAGAACATGACTCCCATATTGAGGGAGCTTTGGAGGTCGAATCTAGTGCACAAACTACGAGAATTGGTATAACATTGTTCTCCCTAGGCGCTACTGAACCGGCTCACCATGAAAGGACTCACCCCGTTACTTGCCCCGTACTCGCTCGAGACCTTTTTGGCGCAATACTGGGGCCAGCAAGGCCTCAAGTTAGAAGCCCCGGATCGCACCCGCTTCCAGCACCTGTTTGGTTGGGCGCAGCTCAACGAGCTACTCAACTACCACGACAAACCCCATCCGCACTTTCGCCTGGCCTCGGACAAGAAGGTGCTGGATGCTTCAGCCAACGACGACTTCCTCAAGCACTGCCGCAATGGGGCGACCCTCATCATCGACGGCGTCCACAAAAAAATCCCCGCCATTGCCGAGCTTGCCTCGGCCGTGCAGTACGAGCTGGGTTTGGGCCACAGCGCCCAAGTCAACGCCTACTGCTCCTGGTCTGGCAAGCAGGGCTTCGATCGCCACTACGACACCCACGAAGTCTTTATCTTGCAAATTGAAGGCAGCAAGGAGTGGTTCGTTTTTGACGATACAGTGGGCCACCCACTTGCTGGGAGCCAGACTCTCCCAGAGCAAGCCCCGCAAGGCGAGCCCTACATCCACACCACGCTGGAGCCGGGGGACTTGCTCCACATTCCGCGCGGCCACTGGCACTATGCCCTAGCCCAACAGGAGCCTTCCATTCACTTGACCCTGGGCGTGCGCTGCCACACCGGCGTTGACTTGGTGGACTGGCTCAAGCAAGAGCTACAGCAAGAGCCAGCTTGGCGCCAAAACCTGCCCCCTGGTACGACCGAGCTAGATTCCGCCACGCTGGCGCGCTACGTGGACGAGCTCGCCGAGCGGCTGAAAGCGCGCCTCGCCAGCCCCACCCTCAGCAGCGAGTATGCCGACTACCTGGCCAGCCAGCAGTCGCCATTTTGCAACTACTCGGTGCCTTACCAAGTGGGCTTTGGGCTGGACCAAATTGGGCCAGAGACAGTCTTTAACCGCCCGCGCTACCAGCGCACGTTTGTCACCTTTTTGCCCGAGCAAGGCAAGCACAAGATCCGCTGCGGTCGCAGCGAGATTAAGCTCAAAGGCGTGCCGCGCACGTTCCTAGATAGCGTCTTGGGTAGCGATCGCTTTAGCGGCCAAGACGCCTGGAACTGGCTGCCGGACTACGACTGGGCCAGCGAAGTGCAACCGCTGCTGGCATACTTAGTCCGTGAGGGGGTTATTGCCATCGAGCGCCTGGGGGTGTCCCCAAGCTCGGACGGCGCCCCCGCGCAAGCCCTGGCCTCGCAAGCCTCGCAGGAGTGAGATGACCGACGCCTTTGCCTGTGCCGACGCCTGCCGCGAAGCGGGCGAGTCCCCCATTGGCATGGCCGCCACTCACGAGCGCTACGTGCTGGTCGAGTGCCCGCCGCCCTGGCCCTACCAGGCGCCCCAGGCCAAGCCGGTACCAGACGCGTTGCGGGCGCTAATCGACGAGCTTAAGGGCACGGTCCGGTTTCTGTTCGTCCATAGCGAGGCCCACAAGCAGCCGGGCGCCAGCCGGGTGCTGTTTTTGCGCCGGCCGGCAGGCCGCGCGCGCGTCTACCACAAATCCGAGGCAACGGTGCGGGACTTGAGCGAGGTTGCCCCGCTGGTGCGCGCCTACCTGGCCGGGGAATCGCTGCCGCAGCTGCAGGATTCGCAGGCCACCCGTGACATTCTGGTCTGCACGCACGGCACCCATGACAAGTGCTGCGGCCGCTACGGCAACCCCTTTTACCAGCAGGCCTGCCAGATTGCTGCCGACCGTCAAGACGTGCGGCTCTGGCAGAGCAGCCACTTTGGCGGGCATCGCTTCGCGCCCACCGCCATTGACTTCCCCGATGGACGCCACTACGGCTTTCTAGACGGTGAGGCATTTGCCGCCATTCTGGCGCGCAGCGGCGACATCCGCTACCTGGACCGCGTTTACCGCGGTTGGGGCTTGCTGCCCGGCCCTCTGCAGTTTCTAGAGAAAGAGCTGGCGCTCAGGCACGGTTGGGACTGGTTCGGTTACGCCGTCGCCGGCTGGGTGCTGTCGCAAAACGCGGATGGCAGCCACCAAACCCTAGAACTAGCGTACGAAGCGCCCGATGGCACATTGAGCGGCTATCGCGCCGAGGCCGTTCTGGATGAGAGCCAGACCGTCTGCATCTATGGCGCTTGCAACCACGAGGCCCCCTCGCGCTTTCCCAAATTCGCCATCCGTAACTGCACGGCCGTTCAGCCCGCCTCGGCGGCAACCTAATCCAAATCCAGCGCCATCCAGACGTGCGGGATGCCCAAAAACGCAAACCGCTCGCTAGTCTCGCGAAAGCCCAGTTTTTGATAAAACGCGAGCACCGGGAGGCGCACCTTAGCCTCTAGGCGCTGAAAGCCTGCCTGCCGCCCCCGCTCGATTAGCGCCTGCATGAGCTGCGTACCAATGCCCTGCCGGCTAAACTCGGGCGAAACGGCCACGTATGCAATGCCGCCCACCTGGGCGGACAGGGGACTCAACCGCGCCGAGCCCACAATGCGATCGCCCACCACGGCAACGAGGTGGTCGGCTTCGTGATCGCGGGCATCCCGCTCGCTGCCGGGCGGCATGCCCAGCGGCTGCCGCAGCACCTGCCAGCGCTGGCGGTACATGGCCTCCAACTCGTGGAGCTGGGGCGGGCGAACGGTTGCAGCCACCATAGACACTCAGGCCACCAGCAGGGCGTCGCGCGCCAAGCGCGCCAGGCGTTGCTCGATGCACTCGGGCGGCTCGCCCAGGGCAGCCGCCAAGTCGGCCCGGTCGCGGCTGCCATCGAGCAGGGCGAGCAGCTGCGACTCCGCCTGGGCCAGGTCGATGCTCTGGTGGCGGCGGTTGGTGGCCCAGCCGTTGCGTTGGGCTTGGTAGCGGCTGACAGCATCCGCCATGGGGTAGGGGCCCGCCGTTGCGGCCAGCGGCAGCGCGCGGCCATGCAGCGCCACCAGCCCCACGCTGTAGCCCAGCAGCAGCTGCTCGGCCAGCTGGCGCTCTTCGCGCGCCGGGTCCTCGCGCTCCAGTAGCCGCGATCGCGCTTGCTGCAGCAATTGCGGAAAGGGCAGCGCCTGGGGCCAGGCCTGGGCTAGGGCCAACAGGGCTGCCTTGGCGATGGGGGCTTGCGTGGTGAGGGTGTTGCCTTGCGCGTCCGCGAACGTCACGGCCTGATGGTCGGACGCCTCGGTTGTGGGTTGAGCCTGCGAAGCTGCTGCGAGCGGCTTGACGCGCTCGGGGGATAGGCGGCGCTGCAGGCTCACTTCCTGGTGGCACAGCAGCGTTTGCCGGAAGGTGCGGTTGTAGAGGATGTCGCGGTACTGCTCGGCCTGGATTAAATCGGGAGCGAGGCGATCCAGTGCCTGCGCGGCAGCCGCCGAGCCTTCGCCGGCGAACATGCTTTTGAACTCGGCCTCGCCCAGGTATTGCAATCCCCGGGCGCTGGCGCGCTCCACAAACTGATGGAAGTAAACCGGGTCATTGTCAGCTTCCAGGTACTCGTGGAACAGGTAGGCGTCGTCCTTGTCGCGCAGGCGCTCCAGCTCCTGCGAGATTAGCGTTGCGTAGGCCCCGCCCTCCGCGGACTGAGCCTCGCTGGCAAAAGCCGGTAGCAGTTCGTCGGCAAGCTCGCGCGCGGCTTGGATTTGGGCCTGCGCGCCGCTGGCCTGCTGGGCCCGGTAGCGCACCAGCTCGCGGGCAATGCCGCGCCAGTGCCAGCCGGGGTAGGTGTTGTAGCTAACGTAAGCAATGCCGCTGGCGCTCAGATTCTGGCGGCAGATCGCCAGCAGTTGGTCCCGGACGTGCTCGGGCACCCAGGAATACACGCCGTGGGCGATGATGTAGTCAAACTCGCCAAAGCTGGCGTCCAGATCGCTTAGGTTGAGAGCCTCGAGCGCCAGGTTAGTCAGGCCCAGATCGGCGATCGCGGCCCGGCCGGCCTCCACCTGCACCGCGGATACGTCAATGCCCACAAACTCGCTGCGCGGCAGCCGCGCCGCCATGGGGATGAGGTTCCCCCCATCCGAGCAGCCCAACTCCAGCGCGCGGCAGCGCTCGATGGGCGGCGGGTCCATGCCAAACAGCGTCCCAATAGTGGTCAGGCGAGCGGGATGGGTCTGGGAAAAGGCACGACTCCAGTAAGGGACGGTGTCGTAGCGCTCGGCCGTGTCCTCGCGGGGGTGAGCTTCTGTCATGCGAAGCGCCTAATTTGTTGCAACTTATTTTAAATAATGCGACTGTAGGGCAAACTTTAAACGGCTCGGCTGCCCCTGTCAAGCCTGCAGCTCGCCACGGCCCCCCGGCAGCTGCAACGATCGCAGGCAGCCATTGCACCCAAGCGAGCCGCCATGCGCACCTTTGTCATTATCTGGTTGGGGCAGCTGGTCTCGACCGTTGGCAGCCAGATGACCGGCTTTGCCGTGGGCATTTGGGTCTGGGAGCGCACGGGCTCGGTCACGGCGCTGGCCGGGTTGGGGCTGGCCTCGCAGCTGCCGCGCATTGCGCTCAGCCTCTATGCCGGGGTACTGGCGGATCGCTACTCCCGCCAGGGGCTCATCATCCTGAGCGATTGCGTTGCAGCCGCTTCAACCGTTGCGCTGGGGGCGCTGTTCTGGGCGCAAGCGCTGCAACTCTGGCACCTCTACCTGGTGTGGGCCCTCAACAGCGGCTTTAGCCTGCTCCAGAACCTGTCCTACTCGGCCTCAGTGGCCATGCTGGTGCCGCAAGCGCAGTACGCGCGGGCCGCCAGCATGAACTCGGTGTTTCACTACGGCTCCGCCACTGTGGCGCCCGCCATTGCGGGGGTGCTCTATCCGCTAGTGGGGCTAGCGGGGATTTTGGCGATCGATTGGGTCAGCTTTGGCGTCGCGATCGCCACACTGGCCACCCAGCGCATCCCTCAACCCGAGCGTACAGACTCCCCACCAGCGGGGAGTGAAAGCGTATGGCAGCGCTTTGGGTTTGGCTTTCGTTACCTGCGCGGGCACGGCGGGCTGGCGGCATTGTTGGCAGCAACCTCGCTGTTTTGGCTAGCGCACGATCTGGGCGGTGCCCTGCTGCGCCCGCTGGTTTTGGCCCGCACGGACAGCGATGCCACCGTGCTGGGCTGGGTCTATTCGGCTGCGGGGGTAGCCGGCGTGCTGAGTGCCGCCATTATTAGCACCAGGGGGGCGCCGCAGCGCAAGCTCAACGGCCTGTTTGGGGGCATGATGGGGACCGGCGTTTGCAAAACGGTCTTTGGCTTGGCCCAAACGCCCTTGGTTTGGATTCCGGCCCAGTTTGGCTCCTCGCTCAATTTTCCGCTCATGCGAAGCACTAACGACACTATTTGGCTCAACGAAGTTGACCTGGCCGTTCAAGGCCGGGTGTTTTCGGTGCGATCGCTATCGCGGCAGGTTGTTGGGGCGCTGGGGTTGGGCATTGCCGGACCGCTGGCCGACTACGCTTTTAAACCTGCCATGCAAGCGGACGGCTGGCTAGCGCCATTGCTGGGCGATTTTTTTGGCACGGGCGAGGGCGCCGGGATTGCGCTGCTGTACGTATTGAGCTCGCTCTGCCTACTGTTAGTGGGAATAGG is a window encoding:
- a CDS encoding 9-cis-epoxycarotenoid dioxygenase translates to MTATAPTTNPYLAGNYAPIRTETSADDLPVIGTLPPQIAGLFVRNGPNPQFSPLGTYHWFDGDSMLHGIRIRNGRASYHNRYVRTRGFQRERQAGEALWWGLLEPADGNPDGTVKNTANTALVWHGGRLLALWEGGAPHAVRAPELETLGPFDFGGKLQSPVTAHPKVDPVTGEMPFYGYSLTQPPYLRYSLADASGELLWSEPIDLPVGVMMHDFAITEHYTLFMDLPLTYRSERAERGASPLAFEPDRPARFGILPRHGDRHSIRWFEAPSCFVFHTLNAYEEGDEVVLVACRMSSTQVLEPSDASADPEADAPRLHRWRFNLSTGGVREERLAQPLSEFPALNDRWLGRPTRYGYTARMVSGTRTPLFDGLLKHDLANGGTQVHAFGEGRYGGDPSFVPHPDETAEDVGWLLDIVHDTNTERSELVFVDAQAFEAEPVARVLLPQRVPYGFHSAWVTEAQLQAQAV
- the pyk gene encoding pyruvate kinase, with protein sequence MQPSHLPHRTKIVATVGPSVLQPGVLRQLIQAGATTLRLNFSHGTHEDHQRSIRAIRQMAFELNQPVGILQDLQGPKIRLGEFESGRISLAPGDPFVLTSRPIVGNREIAYVSYNSLAEDVPEGATVLLDDGNVELAVEATYPARKEIHGRVVVGGELSDYKGVNFPNVSLSIRALTPKDRKDLMFGLDQGVDWVALSFVRNPQDVLEIKELISSAGKAVPVVAKIEKHEAIAQMEAVLSLCDGVMVARGDLGVELPPEEVPLLQKQLIETANRLGIPVITATQMLDSMVNNPRPTRAEVSDVANAILDGTDAVMLSNETAVGKHPVKAVTTMARVALRIERDNFPTREPTGADTTIPNAISEAVSRITKQLDAAAIMTLTKTGATARNVSKFRPYPPILAVTPHVTVARQLQLVWSVQPLLVLDLPSTGQTFQASIDAAQASGWLAEGDRVVMTAGTLQGVAGSTDLIKVEVVTAVLGQGTGVGQGRVSGRARVAHTIRELGSFQPGDILVTPATDAEFVEIIRQSAGIITEEGSLTSHAAVIGLRLGIPVIVGFSGATETIREGAILTLDVQRGLVYAGARSGKPTPESPAQLSVD
- a CDS encoding TonB-dependent siderophore receptor yields the protein MRLGLELSKLGIASAVLAAAPQVAQAAPTAITGVQLNSSNGGVTVQLQAANGAQLETLKTRYGQTLAIDVINTQLQFAQGEGFSRQNPASGIVSVEVVQQYPNTVRVVLEGTDAIPEAEVSSGPQGLSVAASTQQVTAQAPDEQAAPEAEGEPAQQQGTAAEQQPQETIELIVTPTRTEEREQDVPRSVTVVDREEIERQSNLSRNVGDILGKTVPGFAAPTQAASTLGQTLRGRDFEVLIDGVPQSNNRDSFKDFATIDPSAIERIEVLRGPTAIYGGNAAGGVINIITRSPGDHPFSATTSLEFNGSTTNFDDSLGFTLEQTLTGNAGDLDYVFTGSFDSVGAFFDAKSDRIPGRLTSSDSLGNSRSTNLFGKLGADITNEQRVQFSVNLFNQRQDTDFVARSADNTPGKIAFAKEVEELDIEDKPGRDNVVLNLSYSHEDFLSGNLDAQVFYRDFENKVGVFDFNDPPKQTIAKNEQWGFRLDAETPLADNDKLNLVWGADYVNETNFQPRNVLEEVENNKFRNTGEQTVLAPRYNLESFGAFAQLDWEITDRLNLRGGVRHERIGVSFDSFETDFTRADNLGTQPGQDVSINDTVFNIGTTYDISDGLNFYAAFSQGFQIPDVGRGIREGVDELDLEPQVVDNYEVGLRGNWDSVQASISSFYTFSELGVRFSSRELESGRTIKTIKRDPKNTWGVEAKVDWQPAERWKLGGSFTWTQGRSDNNNNNGNFTKLPTSQIPPVKVTAYLENQTTPSWSNRFQVLSVGNRNVEADAAPVNSYVVLDYISNIQIGSGELTIGIENLSNNQYVTAPTQANAFPGFPQFRPAARGRRFSINYSINW
- a CDS encoding iron-siderophore ABC transporter substrate-binding protein, encoding MLVFVACSGTDESQDASSSSQGTRTIEHAMGTAEVPQNPERMVVLDYGALENILALGVQPVGVPLNSNLDRQPELIRQRLQGDPETFRPGQPNLERLLQLEPDLILGSKPWIGQHYERLSQIAPTVVTETNNMKWQANLKFHGRMLGRSERAQQLLDEYQQRLVQFRQQRDAGGELEVSVGRIFPDRVRLYLKDSFSGNILQKAGLKRPTAQDKDTYSQKISKEQFQMLDGDVMFAIVVGQEARATLDQFRQDALWSQLSVVQSERVYPVPGYWVGSSILAANQVVDDLERHLLDG
- a CDS encoding cupin, which produces MKGLTPLLAPYSLETFLAQYWGQQGLKLEAPDRTRFQHLFGWAQLNELLNYHDKPHPHFRLASDKKVLDASANDDFLKHCRNGATLIIDGVHKKIPAIAELASAVQYELGLGHSAQVNAYCSWSGKQGFDRHYDTHEVFILQIEGSKEWFVFDDTVGHPLAGSQTLPEQAPQGEPYIHTTLEPGDLLHIPRGHWHYALAQQEPSIHLTLGVRCHTGVDLVDWLKQELQQEPAWRQNLPPGTTELDSATLARYVDELAERLKARLASPTLSSEYADYLASQQSPFCNYSVPYQVGFGLDQIGPETVFNRPRYQRTFVTFLPEQGKHKIRCGRSEIKLKGVPRTFLDSVLGSDRFSGQDAWNWLPDYDWASEVQPLLAYLVREGVIAIERLGVSPSSDGAPAQALASQASQE